The genomic interval AGTAAATAACTGATTATTTTCTTCTCCTAAAATTATCTTTTGAGCAAAAGTTTCATCTTCGATTTTTATTACTTTTTCAAAAAACTTATAGAGTGCTGTTCTTATTCTTCCTTGTGAATCAGCAGGAGCAAAAGGAGTACAGCTTCCTCTTACAAATAAGTCAAATCTATGTTGTAATTCAACAGCACTTAACTTAAATTGCATTTCTCCTTTATGTTCTACTGTTTGAACTTTATCTAAAACCAATATTTTTCCATCAACCATTATTTTAGTTACGAGAGATTTTGGCTTTAGATTTATTTTCTTTGCAAGTTCGCTTTTTTGTGCAATTTCTAAGAATAATTTTGTAAATTCTCCAGAAAGTCTTGTCTTTTCTCTTTGTCTTATGAGATAGATTGAATTAAGATCAATATTGCTATATAATTCTTCTCTTCTTTTTGCTTCGTAAATTGTGATATAATCTTTAGCGACTTCTTCAGTTATGTTAATGTCAGCAAGATTTGTGAATACATAACCTTTATTCAATTCTTCAGTTTCATAATGCTTAAACTCTGGCATTCTCATTATTCTGCCTACTGTCTGAATGGTAAAGTCCATACTTTGCATATCTCTGAACATTACCAGAATGTATGCTCTTGGACAATCCCAACCTAATGCTATAGCTTGTTTGAAAATAAGAACTTGAACATCGTTATCAGGCATTTCAATATTCTCAAGGTTGGTTTTTTCTTCTGATAAATAAATCCCTAATTTTCCGTTTTCTGTTGTTATTTTGAATTTATCTCTTAAAATTCCCGTAATCTGTTCTTGCCTGTCAATAACTCCTGTCTTTTTATCAGGAAGCTGAATTAAAATTAATGGATTGATATCGGATTTTTCTTTTTCTAATAGTTTAAGCATTTCCTGTCTTTTCTTTAAAGCACATTCAATAACTAATTCATCAGGAGATTTGTCAGAAACTTTTCCTTTGTCTAATTCTGGATTTATGGCAATTTCTTTCTTTATCATTCCCTCTTTTCTTACATCTTCAAATTCTACAAGAACATTATAAAAAGAATGAATGTGCGGAGTAGCTGAAACTTCCAAAATTACATCGGGATCAATATCATTTATTAAATTTCTTGAAGTTTCTGTTTTAGCAGTAAAGTGACTTTCGTCTATAATTAAAACTATTTTTGTGCCGTCTTCTTTCGTGTTTTCAATAATTTTAGATAAATTTCTTTCCTGTTCATTTTCTCTAATATAAACATTATCTGTTTTGTTTATGCTTTCCCAATTCAAGAACAAAATTTCATCTGGCTCAATTTTATTACCTACTAAATCTTCAAAAAATTTACACTCTATCGCTCTTGTCGTAGAATAATATTTATCTAATTTTTCTTTACTTTGTGTATGTAATTGTCTTGGAGCTGTCCAAATAAAAGCGATTTGCTTTCCATCGTCTCTTCTATCAACAAGTCTTTTAATAAATTCGGCCACCATTAAAGTTTTACCAGAGCCTGTCGGAGATTTAAAAACTAAAGTTTCTCTTGAATCTCGATTTAGTAATTCGTTAATCTGTTCTTTTAGTTTTAAAATTGCTTTCTCTTGATAATCTTTAATTTCAATCATTCTTGAAAACCTTCCTATAAACTTTTAAGATTGTTTCTGGAATAGGACATAAAGTAACTTTGTTTTTAATGGTTTTAAATTCCTTTGTCGGCACAGAATCATCATGCGAGAATACATATACATGGATTTTTCCGTTTATTTTTTCTGCTTCTTTGACAAATTCATCAATATACTCGTCATCAAATACTATTCCTAAATGCAGTTTATCATTTTTGAAAATCTTGAATTTCTTTGTGTCTTTGACTTTTTCAAAAGTATTTTCCTTAATGCAAAGCATTTCTGTGCAGTTATCAACCAGTTTACGCTTGTTTTTATCTGTTTGCTCTGCTTCAACAAAATCTGTTTTATAATATTTGAGATTACCGCCAAGACCTTCGATTTTTTCGTTAGATGCGTTAGTATATCCTTTAATTATTTTTTGTATTCTTGGATAACATACATCTGAGCAAATATTGCCTTCATTATTAGTGCATAAAATAAATGATAAATCTTGATTGAGTTCATCGTTTAGTTCCATTACTGCATGGC from Nanoarchaeota archaeon carries:
- a CDS encoding DEAD/DEAH box helicase family protein; translation: MIEIKDYQEKAILKLKEQINELLNRDSRETLVFKSPTGSGKTLMVAEFIKRLVDRRDDGKQIAFIWTAPRQLHTQSKEKLDKYYSTTRAIECKFFEDLVGNKIEPDEILFLNWESINKTDNVYIRENEQERNLSKIIENTKEDGTKIVLIIDESHFTAKTETSRNLINDIDPDVILEVSATPHIHSFYNVLVEFEDVRKEGMIKKEIAINPELDKGKVSDKSPDELVIECALKKRQEMLKLLEKEKSDINPLILIQLPDKKTGVIDRQEQITGILRDKFKITTENGKLGIYLSEEKTNLENIEMPDNDVQVLIFKQAIALGWDCPRAYILVMFRDMQSMDFTIQTVGRIMRMPEFKHYETEELNKGYVFTNLADINITEEVAKDYITIYEAKRREELYSNIDLNSIYLIRQREKTRLSGEFTKLFLEIAQKSELAKKINLKPKSLVTKIMVDGKILVLDKVQTVEHKGEMQFKLSAVELQHRFDLFVRGSCTPFAPADSQGRIRTALYKFFEKVIKIEDETFAQKIILGEENNQLFTDCINEAKEEYKLKIVGGLPEQRETEHLVWNVPKLITYNSKYKELPHKKAIMKPYFISAESVPEKDFIKLLENPKNSVKWWFKNGESDKKYLAVKYKDDAGVERGFYVDFVIMLDDGRIGIFDTKSGITAKVAKEKAEALSKYIKTQNQKHNKKLFGGIIIFKDESCRYNDNERYNYDENNLSDWKFLKL